From one Solanum stenotomum isolate F172 chromosome 12, ASM1918654v1, whole genome shotgun sequence genomic stretch:
- the LOC125848540 gene encoding probable serine/threonine-protein kinase PBL7, whose protein sequence is MGYSPSSCTDSVERLHNSHSSNTQTLAIDTDHNYDLNMKSLIYKMIWDLGLACIIPPRRRRISVKNQNDDKNGKILEHNKAWLLAEAGGCGGPELINADPYSVHSSFRFTLCTQVEVESVNGKNNCSSSSSPPATTVLMVNLDNGLTDPKSQEVKWRKVQSLERNISPVVHSLIRFSYNEIVSATRNFSKGRVLGRGALSYVFRGRVGFLRTTVAIKRLDREDEESPKAFCRELMIASSLHNPYIVPLVGFAIDPEEGLFLVYKYVSGGSLERYLHGKKKGSKGGPALPWSARYKVAVGIAESIGYLHNGTERCVVHRDIKPSNILLSSKKTPKLCDFGLATWTPAPSVPFLCKTVKGTFGYLAPEYFQHGKVSDKTDVYAFGVVLLELLTGRKPIEAKRGPGEENMVLWAKPLLQQDVLEKFLDPRLKIPRKNLHQISWMIQAAAACIHTEESRRPDIDEIIDMLRGRESDSIYTKDILPGNSCLIDSYNHSQQTRSEMKSHLALAMLGVAEFDNDDLYRC, encoded by the exons ACTGATCATAATTATGACCTAAACATGAAATCTTTAATCTACAAAATGATTTGGGATTTGGGGTTGGCATGTATCATCCCTCCTCGACGCCGTCGAATTTCTGTCAAGAATCAGAATGATGATAAGAATGGCAAAATTTTGGAGCATAATAAAGCTTGGTTACTTGCTGAGGCGGGAGGGTGTGGTGGTCCAGAGTTGATTAATGCTGACCCATATTCAGTACACTCTTCTTTCAGGTTTACTTTGTGTACTCAAGTTGAGGTTGAGTCAGTGAATGGGAAAAATAactgttcttcttcttcttctcctcctgcTACTACTGTTTTAATGGTGAATTTGGATAATGGGTTAACTGATCCTAAATCTCAAGAGGTGAAATGGAGGAAAGTTCAGTCATTAGAGAGGAATATTTCTCCTGTGGTTCATTCATTGATTAGGTTCAGTTACAATGAAATTGTTTCGGCTACTAGAAATTTTTCTAAAG GTAGAGTTTTGGGAAGAGGAGCGTTGAGCTATGTTTTTAGAGGAAGAGTGGGATTTTTGAGGACTACAGTGGCAATTAAGCGTTTAGATAGGGAGGATGAGGAGTCTCCAAAGGCTTTTTGTAGAGAATTGATGATTGCTAGCTCTCTTCATAACCCATATATTGTTCCTCTTGTGGGTTTTGCCATTGATCCAGAGGAAGGTTTGTTTCTGGTGTACAAATATGTATCTGGTGGAAGTTTAGAGCGGTATTTGCATG GGAAGAAGAAGGGAAGTAAAGGTGGTCCAGCACTCCCATGGTCTGCTAGGTATAAGGTGGCTGTAGGAATTGCAGAATCAATTGGGTATTTGCATAACGGGACAGAGCGATGTGTTGTTCATAGGGACATCAAGCCTTCGAACATTCTTCTTTCATCGAAGAAGACACCCAAG TTGTGTGACTTTGGCTTAGCTACATGGACTCCTGCACCTTCAGTACCTTTCCTTTGTAAAACTGTTAAAGGAACATTTGG GTACTTAGCTCCAGAATATTTTCAACATGGTAAAGTTTCTGATAAAACTGATGTTTATGCTTTCGGAGTTGTCCTGTTGGAGCTATTAACTGGACGGAAGCCAATAGAAGCGAAAAGAGGACCAGGAGAAGAAAACATGGTTTTGTGG GCAAAGCCACTATTGCAGCAAGATGTTCTTGAAAAGTTTCTTGATCCAAGACTTAAAATCCCGCGAAAGAATTTGCACCAAATATCTTGGATGATTCAAGCAGCAGCTGCATGTATACACACTGAAGAATCCCGAAGGCCCGACATTGATGAAATCATTGACATGTTAAGAGGCAGAGAATCTGATTCCATCTACACAAAGGACATTTTGCCCGGTAACAGCTGTTTGATTGATTCTTACAACCACTCACAGCAGACTAGAAGTGAAATGAAGAGTCATTTAGCCTTGGCAATGCTAGGAGTTGCAGAATTTGACAACGATGACCTTTATCGTTGTTGA
- the LOC125848565 gene encoding polcalcin Nic t 2 — protein MGEVDEPQDIADRERIFKRFDENGDGQISATELGETLQALGSVTPEEVKYMMDEIDIDKDGFISFQEFTEFAKANRGLIRDVAKIF, from the coding sequence ATGGGAGAGGTTGATGAACCACAAGACATAGCTGACCGCGAACGAATCTTCAAGCGTTTTGATGAAAATGGTGATGGACAAATCTCTGCAACAGAACTTGGAGAGACATTGCAAGCCTTAGGTTCTGTTACTCCTGAAGAAGTTAAGTATATGATGGATGAAATTGACATTGATAAAGATGGTTTCATTTCCTTTCAAGAGTTCACAGAATTTGCCAAAGCTAACAGAGGCTTGATTAGAGATGTTGCTAAAATTTTCTAG